A single Desulfovibrio piger DNA region contains:
- a CDS encoding ABC transporter ATP-binding protein, with the protein MNLDDTLTLEQLSVSFSTDDGVLPAVHAVSLSLPPAGITCLVGESGCGKSLTARAILHLLPENAHISGRILFRGRDLRTMTPEEMRALRGRHIAMIFQEPMTSLNPVLKVGMQTAEPLRLHLGLSRSEARREVVRLFSEVGIPAAESRYDDYPHQLSGGMRQRVMIAMALACKPDLLLADEPTTALDATIQGQILSLITEQSRKRGMAVLFITHDLGVVARIADTVGVMYAGHLVEHAPTAELFRNPLHPYTRGLMRSAPGRAAMGMRRLPAITGSVPRLDNMPEGCPFAPRCDEALPRCFESAPVARCENGHSVACWAV; encoded by the coding sequence ATGAACCTGGACGACACCCTCACTCTGGAACAGCTTTCCGTCAGTTTCAGCACGGACGACGGCGTCCTGCCCGCCGTCCATGCCGTCAGCCTCAGCCTGCCCCCGGCGGGCATCACCTGCCTGGTGGGCGAATCCGGCTGCGGCAAGAGCCTCACGGCCCGCGCCATCCTGCATCTGCTGCCCGAAAATGCCCATATCAGCGGCCGCATCCTGTTCCGCGGCCGCGACCTGCGCACCATGACCCCGGAAGAGATGCGCGCCCTGCGGGGCCGCCATATCGCCATGATCTTCCAGGAGCCCATGACCTCGCTCAACCCGGTGCTGAAAGTGGGCATGCAGACCGCGGAGCCCCTGCGCCTGCACCTGGGCCTGTCCCGCAGCGAGGCCCGGCGGGAGGTCGTCCGCCTGTTCTCCGAGGTGGGCATCCCCGCGGCGGAGAGCCGTTACGACGATTACCCCCACCAGCTTTCCGGCGGCATGCGCCAGCGCGTGATGATCGCCATGGCCCTGGCCTGCAAGCCCGACCTGCTGCTGGCGGACGAACCCACCACGGCCCTCGACGCCACCATCCAGGGCCAGATCCTCAGCCTCATCACGGAGCAGAGCCGCAAGCGCGGCATGGCCGTGCTCTTCATCACCCACGACCTGGGCGTGGTGGCCCGCATCGCCGACACCGTGGGGGTCATGTACGCGGGGCATCTGGTGGAGCACGCCCCCACGGCCGAACTGTTCCGCAATCCCCTGCATCCCTATACGCGCGGGCTCATGCGCTCCGCACCGGGACGCGCGGCCATGGGCATGCGGCGCCTGCCCGCCATCACCGGCAGCGTCCCCCGCCTGGACAACATGCCCGAAGGCTGCCCCTTTGCCCCGCGCTGTGACGAAGCCCTGCCGCGCTGCTTTGAAAGCGCTCCTGTGGCCCGTTGCGAGAACGGCCACAGCGTGGCCTGCTGGGCGGTATAG
- a CDS encoding VacJ family lipoprotein gives MRPHILVPLLLLTLLCAVPAGAAPAAPATEHAPSSLYDSSSPTMPAGAISVHPYAHEQMADGDSLDDYDSEPLTSIADPLEPWNRFWFAFNDIFFLHVAKPVYNFYETIVPQPIRGGVKNFYANILMPRRMINSLLQFRIKEAFVEFGRFCMNTTVGLGGFADVASTKKILVDIDPGGEDFGQTLGRWGIGHGFYIVWPFLGPSSVRETIGFAGDCATDVFFFVHPWELATASELYLRFNALDDLLPTYESLSGIAVDPYIAVREAYIQYREARVKR, from the coding sequence ATGCGTCCCCACATCCTTGTCCCGCTCCTGCTGCTGACGCTCCTGTGCGCCGTGCCCGCCGGTGCCGCTCCGGCCGCTCCGGCCACGGAACACGCGCCGTCGAGCCTGTACGACAGCAGCAGCCCCACCATGCCGGCCGGGGCCATCTCCGTGCATCCCTATGCCCACGAGCAGATGGCCGACGGGGATTCCCTGGACGATTACGACAGCGAGCCCCTGACCAGCATCGCCGACCCGCTGGAGCCCTGGAACCGCTTCTGGTTCGCTTTCAACGACATCTTCTTCCTGCATGTCGCCAAGCCGGTCTACAACTTCTACGAGACCATCGTCCCCCAGCCCATCCGGGGCGGCGTCAAAAACTTCTATGCCAACATCCTCATGCCCAGGCGCATGATCAACAGCCTGCTGCAGTTCCGCATCAAGGAAGCCTTCGTGGAGTTCGGACGCTTCTGCATGAACACCACCGTGGGCCTGGGCGGCTTTGCCGATGTGGCCAGCACCAAGAAGATCCTGGTGGACATCGATCCCGGCGGCGAGGACTTCGGCCAGACCCTGGGCCGCTGGGGCATCGGGCACGGCTTCTACATCGTCTGGCCCTTCCTGGGGCCCAGCTCCGTGCGCGAGACCATCGGCTTTGCGGGCGACTGCGCCACCGATGTCTTCTTCTTCGTCCATCCCTGGGAGCTGGCCACGGCCTCCGAGCTCTACCTGCGCTTCAATGCCCTGGACGACCTGCTGCCCACCTACGAGAGCCTGAGCGGCATCGCCGTGGACCCGTACATCGCCGTGCGCGAGGCCTACATCCAGTACCGCGAGGCGCGCGTCAAGCGCTGA
- a CDS encoding class I SAM-dependent methyltransferase: MAPDTAFYDQRAASYAAASHDMDLRPLYARFLPHVRPGGRILDAGCGSGRDALAFRQAGFRVEAFDASPQMARQAALLLGQDVPVLCFEEVVWQERFDGIWACASLLHVAPADLPDVLRRLQRALRPGGVMFFNFKYGQGQRHSPDGRRFTDMDEAAVRDLLETLPGLVCLDMRTGEDDRAAELRERWIQVLVRRIPSSD, translated from the coding sequence ATGGCACCGGATACGGCATTCTATGACCAGCGCGCGGCCAGCTACGCTGCGGCATCCCATGATATGGACCTGCGGCCCCTGTATGCCCGTTTTTTGCCGCATGTGCGCCCCGGCGGGCGCATCCTTGATGCCGGTTGCGGGTCGGGACGGGACGCGCTGGCTTTCCGTCAGGCGGGCTTCCGGGTCGAGGCCTTCGATGCCTCGCCGCAGATGGCCCGGCAGGCAGCGCTCCTGCTGGGGCAGGACGTGCCTGTGCTCTGTTTCGAAGAGGTGGTATGGCAGGAGCGTTTCGACGGCATCTGGGCCTGCGCCAGTCTTCTGCATGTGGCCCCGGCGGATCTGCCCGACGTCTTGCGGCGTTTGCAGCGTGCCCTGCGTCCCGGCGGCGTGATGTTCTTCAATTTCAAGTACGGTCAGGGGCAGCGCCACAGCCCGGACGGGCGCCGCTTCACCGATATGGACGAGGCCGCTGTCCGGGACCTGCTGGAGACGCTGCCGGGGCTTGTCTGCCTGGACATGCGGACAGGGGAGGACGACCGCGCAGCGGAGCTGCGGGAGCGCTGGATACAGGTCCTTGTCCGGCGCATCCCGTCCTCTGATTGA
- a CDS encoding ABC transporter substrate-binding protein, whose amino-acid sequence MNNRRTVLGLLAGAALTLCLSLPAFAPAAVAAEASPARKALEVSISRVLDCIKNPDYVNPATRPPLRRQIEDEVYHIFDFGEFSSRTVGPRWKEFSAAQKKSFSNAFADLLLTTYLNKVDGYNGEQVAYTGEIANAARTRVEVRTEITMKDGTRVPVAYRMMAKDNSWRVYDIIVENLSLVKNYRTQFQDILTSGTPDELIARVRAKADEVRKQPVGK is encoded by the coding sequence ATGAACAACCGTCGCACGGTGCTCGGCCTGCTGGCCGGCGCTGCCCTGACCCTGTGTCTGTCCCTGCCCGCCTTTGCCCCCGCCGCCGTCGCCGCCGAGGCCTCTCCGGCCCGCAAGGCGCTGGAGGTGTCCATCAGCCGCGTGCTGGACTGCATCAAGAACCCCGACTATGTGAACCCCGCCACCCGGCCGCCCCTGCGCCGCCAGATCGAAGACGAGGTCTACCACATCTTCGATTTCGGCGAGTTCTCATCCCGTACGGTGGGCCCCCGCTGGAAGGAATTTTCCGCCGCCCAGAAAAAGAGCTTCAGCAATGCCTTCGCCGACCTGCTGCTGACCACCTATCTGAACAAGGTGGACGGCTATAACGGCGAACAGGTGGCCTATACCGGCGAGATCGCCAATGCCGCCAGGACCCGTGTGGAAGTCCGCACCGAGATCACCATGAAGGACGGCACCCGCGTGCCCGTGGCCTACCGCATGATGGCCAAGGACAACAGCTGGCGCGTCTATGACATCATCGTGGAGAACCTGAGCCTGGTCAAAAACTACCGCACCCAGTTCCAGGACATCCTGACCAGCGGCACCCCTGACGAGCTCATCGCCCGCGTCAGGGCCAAGGCCGACGAAGTGCGCAAGCAGCCGGTCGGCAAATAG